One Ranitomeya imitator isolate aRanImi1 chromosome 4, aRanImi1.pri, whole genome shotgun sequence genomic window, ctgaccaaatacttattttccaccataatatgcaaataaaatgttaaaaaaatagacaatgtgattttctggattttttttctcagtttgtctcccatagttgaggtctacctatgatgtaaattgcagacgcctctcatctttttaagtggtggaacttgcactattgctgactgactaaatacttttttgccccactgtatattcttgtacataggagcagtattatagtagttatattcttgtacacaggagcagtattatagtagttattttcttgtacatagaggcagtattatagtagttatattcttgtacataggagcagtattatagtagttatattcttgtacataggggcagtattatagtagttatattcttgtacataggagcagtattatagtcatattcttgtacataggagcagtattatagtagttatattcttgtacatagggggcagtattatagtagttatattcttgtacatggggcagtattatagtagttatattcttgtacataggggcagtattatagtagttatattcttgtacatagggggcagtattatagtagttatattcttgtacataggagcagtattatagtagttatattcttgtacataggggcagtattatagtagttatattcttgtacatagggggcagtattatagtagttatattcttgtatataggggcagtattatagtagttatattcttgtatataggagcagtattatagtagttatattcttgtacataggagcagtattatagtagttatattcttgtgcataggagcagtattatagtagtaatattcttgtacataggggcggtattatagtagttatattcttgtacataggggcggtattatagtagttatattcttgtgcataggagcggtattatagtatattcttgtacataggggcagtattatagtagttatattattgtacataggggcagtattatagtagttatattcttgtacatagggggcagtattatagtagttatattcttgtacataggggcagtattatagtagttatattcttgtacataggagcagtattacagtagttatattcttgcacataggagcagtattacagtagttatattcttgtacatagggggcagtattacagtagttatattcttgtacataggggacagtattatagtagttatattcttgtacataggagcagtattatagtagttatattctagtacataggagcagtattatagtagttatattcttgtacatagggggcagtattatagtagttatattcttgtacataggagcagtattatagtagttatattcttgtacataggggcagtattatagtagttatattcttgtacatagggggcagtattatagtagttatattcttgtacataggggacagtattatagtagttatattcttgtacataggggacagtattatagtagttatattctagtacataggagcagtattatagtagttatattctagtacataggagcagtattatagtagttatattcttgtacataggagcagtattatagtagttatattcttgtacataggagcagtattatagtaggtatattcttgtacataggagcagtattatagtaggtatattcttgtacataggggcagtattatagtagttatattcttgtacataggggacagtattatagtagttatcttctagtacataggagcagtattatagtagttatattcttgtacataggagcagtattatagtagttatattcttgtacatagggggcagtattatagtagttatattcttgtacatagggagcagtattatagtagttatattcttgtacataggggcagtattatagtagttatattcttgtacataggagcagtattatagtagttatattcttgtacataggggcagtattaagtagttatattcctgtacataggagcagtattatagtagttatattcttgtacataggggcagtattagttatattcttgtacatgggggcagtattatagtagttatattcttgtacataggagcagtattatagtagttatattcttgtacataggggcagtattgtagtagttatattcttgtacataggggcagtattatagtagttatattcttgtacataggggcagtattatagtagttatattcttgtacataggggcagtattatagtagttatattcttgtacataggggcagtattatagtagttatattcttgtacataggagcagtattatagtagttatattcttgtacataggagcagtattatagtagttatattcttgtacataggggcagtattatagtagttatattcttgtacataggggcagtattatagtagttatattcttgtacataggggcagtattatagtagttatattcttgcacataggggcagtattaaagttgtTATTCTTAAACAAGTCACAACTTTAAATATCAGCCCCACAAGTCCATGCTGTGATGTTGCTCTACTTTTTCAGATACGTTGAGCACAGTGTTGCAGTTGTATGTGAGTTGCAATAAAGTTTATGGCAAGTGAGTCATCTATAATTTTTGActggttaaaaaaaataatctgtgtatttctctggaataagaaatcgaattgcagatatcaatgtatcatcTTATTCATCTTACTGTAATCTGCCGCCCATGTAGTTGGTTTAGGGGGCATGATCCTACTGACTGATTCCTTTAAAGGGCACCACGTACAGAAAAAGAACTCGGTGAAGTTGGAAAAATAGAAAgaaaattgcccttggactttactctttatgctgtagcagacatgcagaaggcgattccttaatctctcagacgTCCTGACACAGGTTTggtgcataatgggtattgtaggtatgaagagTTGGGTTTGAGCTATATCTTTCCTGTAACGTGGGCGTAAATTGTGGCGCTCGGCCTCATGCTGCCccctggtggtgaggcagcagaatacaCTGCTCCCTAGCTGTCAGTATGGAGACGGTTCTTGCGTTTTGCTCCGGTGATGTCTGATCCCACGATCCCCACCCTGATCCCATATAGCACCACGCAGCTGTTTTGGAGCCTTTATTGTATTCaaagtataaactatatacagggatATATATGTACAAAAGTTACACAGCCGTCTATAGGGGCCATCTGCGGCCCCCCATGTGACAGCACGGCGCCATAGTCCCGCCTGGTGCCCATCTACTTGGCGTCACTGCTGCCGCCTCCGCACCACCACAGCTGCAGGGCGTTTTCTCCGGCGCTGCTGCTCTTCGCGCTCGCCTCCGGCGGGGACTCGTCTCCGCtatcttcagactctgggaacctccGCTGTCCGGATGAGGTCGCCAGGATGGGCAGAGATGGGTGAAGGCTGCGGGCAGGGACAGGAAAACGATCAGTTATTGCTGCGGATCACAGgagagcaagcagagatcttacaaaactaCAATGATCAATGCTGACCCCTACTAGCCAATATGGGAATTACTGCTGTATGTGCAGCATTAAAGGGCCGGTATCAGGTGTGGTCTCACCTGATGCCGTTGACGCAGTCCTTCTGCGCCTGGAATTGCAGCACCGGTAGTAATACGCCGTCTTCGGGGGGCGATATCATGTCCCACACAGAGACCACCCCCTGCGTGTCCCCACTGACCAGGTACCGGCCGGAgctgtgaggaggaggaggggacatGTTAATGACATGATCTAAGGCGACTGCGAACAAATAGCCAATGGGGCGGAGCCACTCACCTTTCCACGTCAAAGTACATCCTCTGGTTGGTGGTGACGTTGCGTCTCAGGGAGGTCAGCACCTTGCCGGGGTGACGGACGTCCCAGCACAAGATCTCGGGGTCCTGCAAGGGGCCGCTATTAATACCTGCCCAGTGTCATCACAGATGAACCTATGGGTACCGGCCCTTTAAGCTAGATACGGATGACATGtctttcttaaagggccagtaacccTAAAGCTTATAATAGTGCAGCAGCAATATATGAGGAGTGGTATATAGAGAGCGGGCCGCATATGGCTGATAACAggaaagcgggggggggggggggggggggtggtcgtCAGCTTCAGTAAATCCTGTAATGGCCGATAACATAGAGCAATAGCATGCAGGGCAAATGAAGTCTATTGTCCCCTGTAATCAGCCACTTCAGAATGCAGGACAGGTGAATACAGTGATCCTCTGCCCagcgtggctgataacagggaatagATGACACATAAAGGGACACCAGAATTTGATGCAGATTTAAGTCACTAATCCGTCTAAGAAAAGAAGAAGAATTTACCTTTCTGCCTCCGGAGAACACGCAGCGGCCGTCGGCAGAGAAGAGCAGGTGGGTGACGCCGCCGGCGGGGCCGTGCAGGACGGCGAGCGTCACCCCCTCCTGGTAGGAGTAGAGGCCCACACAGCGGGAGTACGAGCCGCAGGCGTAGATGTCCTGAGCGGGGCTGAAGGCCACACAGGAGATGATCCCCGGCTGCCCCAGCTTCTTCTCTGCAGGAGCACAGAGACCAGGCATTATGCGGGCGGAGGCCATATTACCTGCGTACGGCCGCCAGCACAGCCTCCACCCACGGGCGGAGAAACACTTACGGAAAGTGGGGCGACATTCACAGTCTCTGCCGGGACGGGACGTGTCAAACACCCGAACCATCTTATCAAACCCGCAAAACAGCCGAGACCCGTCAGGAGAGAAACACAAGGAGTGCGCGGCGGAGAGCTCATCCTGAGGAAGACGAGAGAGCGGACATTATACAGCCAAGAGCAAAGGTTATCACCCCGCAAAACACAGGAGCAGCTACGAGTCTCCCCCCACAGGGCAAGAGACAGGAGGAGCTACGAGTCCCCTCCCCCAGCGGGGCGACAGACAGGAGGAGCTAcgagtctcctccccctgcagggcAAGAGACAGGAGGAGCTACGAGTCTCCCCCCACAGGGCAAGAGACAGGAGGAGCTACGAGTCTCCTCCCCCAGTGGGGCGACAGACaggaggagctatgagtctcctccccctgcagggcAAGAGACAGGAGGAGCTAcgagtctcctccccctgcagggcGATGCAGTCGGTGGCACGTACCAGATGGTTGTAGGCCCGGTATGACGCCCTGAGGTCTCCGGTGAAGGCGTCCCATACATGGATGGGGTTGTCTCGGCTGCTGCTGGCGACACTGTGGAGATATTATAGTCAGTATACGAGACAGTACAGGGTATTGTATGCTGACACATTGTCACAAATCCCCAGCTGGAGTGCAGGACCAGCAGCCACTGACAGTAAGCAGAGATGGGGTCCTGATATGGGGTCACATGGCCACTGACAGGAGCAGACAGTACTGCCCTCCGCAGGTTGCACATGAAGCATTGGGtagtagagcgccacctccaggtcACTGCAGGTTTTATTGCGGCTGCTCGTTCCCATATCCAGGTCAATGGgtgaaagaagaaaagaaaaaaaagctttTGTTCCTCCCGTACAATCAATTCTTACTGAAGACATGGGGGACACAGGAACGCGGGTACACACCACCACCAGGAGCGAAACCCTGCGACCCGGTGGTCACCAGGAGCGAAGCCTCCCAGGTAAGGACCCTGAGAGACATACCACAAAGCTGCTGGTATGGAGAGGCCTGTAAGAAGTCCAGGACCAGGTGAAGGTTTCGGGGCTCCACCAGCAGCTGGTATGGGCTGGACTTAAATCACAACTGGATGGGTAAAGTGCATTGAAGAAGGATGGAAGAGACAGAAATCTGCTCCTCACTGGTATCAAGATTGAGGACAAAATCCAGTAAGGACTAAATGAAAGTATCATGGTAGTGGAGACCATGTTGTTCACATGTCCAGGTACGAGGGTGGAGCGGATGAGCTTGGTCTGGATAATAGAGACAATGTATCCTGTACAACCGCACCGATAACCATAAGCAGATCGGCGAGGCCAGTCCGGGGTTATGGGAATAGCTGGATTGTCCTCCACCTCGGTCTACTTGAAGACGTGGGCCAGATGGGGGAAGAGATGAGATAAAGCAGAGAATTCTTCCCAAGCTGTGCCTAGAGTTTGCAATATGAAGGCTCAAGGGTCCTGGTGCAGACAGGAAACATGTCAGGAGCCCTCCACCGATGACCGATCTGGCTGAAGATCTTCAGGAGACATCCTGGGACTAGAATCTATTGCCTGAGAAAATCCAGAGCCCATCTGTCTCCTCCAGAGATATGGTCTGCAGAAAGAGCTGCCTAGCAGAGTACCCCCTTCATGGTTGAGGAGCTTATTGTGCCCTTTTGGTGGTTCCAGTAAGCAACCACAATCAAGTTGTTGGTCTGGAATCTGGTTGACCCAGAAGAAGGGAAGACTAGAAGGAGAGAGCTAGAAAAATGGCTCCCAAGAAAGCTCATCTGGAGTTCTGTCTCCTCCAGGATAGAGGTCCTGAGTGGTGTGGGAGGAGAACATGGCCAACCAGTCAGAAATGGGGGAGGACTGACTTGCCCCAAAACAGGGACGGGACAGTGAGCCACCAAAGGAAGACTTTGCAAACTTTTAGGGGACGGCGGATGAAACTTCAAGGAATCTACCAATTTGTTCCATCGAGACAGAATGGACCCAGAAGGTGAAGTGTATTAAATGGAGCATAAGGGACATCTATGCACACAGGACAATCCTGCGAAATTGGATGTAGAAAAGATACCCAGGATCAAATGGATAAATGATTGTCCCCCAAAAAAATGACTATGCCAAAAAGAGTGATGAGAAACATTTCGAGGAAAATCCATGTGTCGTACAGAACGAGACAACTGCAGATGGTTGAAGATCCAACCGTAGAAAGTCCAAGCTAATACGAAGACCGGACAGACTCTCCTCATAAGATGGGGCATTCACCAGGTGAACGTCTCGATTGGCGATGGCAGGTACCACACAGGGAAAGGCTCAAGTTGGGCAAAACCTTCATGCTAAGAAACATATAAAAGTTGGAGAGCTTGGTGTTCTTTGGCCAAGTGTCCCAGTAGGGTTAAGACTTCAATGAAGGACCGCTGGAGTAAGAAGGGCAAGAGGTTTTCTTACCACTGTTGGAGAAACAATAGGGAAAAGACAGAAACTTTTTAAACATTCTGGGGAAAGGGGCAACTTTTTCTGCCGCTAGCGTCTGAAAGTATCTTCTCCAGAAGACAAAGAGTCTACTTCCAATTAAAGTAAGCCAGGTGAGAGCTTCCCTGGATGCTGGTCCCCTGATCTGAGCCAAATGGAGAGGTGAGCAGCAACAAAATTAAGGGCCACCATGTAGAATAGGAGCACAGTGGTCGCCTTAGTCATGTGGCAGACCTGTAGGTCATCAGAGGACCACCATGGGAAAAAAAGGGAAAGAACGTCAAACCGCTTAGTTGATGGGTGCTTCCATTCTTTGAAAGTCATCAAAGTCCTTCTGGTTGAGAACACTGACCATGTTAAAAGAAGAATACCAACTCTTGGGAAGGGGAGATGGATTTTCATACAGAGAGTGGCGAGTTTCCCTTACTGCTTGGGTGAGGTCTTCAGGTCTACGTGGCTGAGGCCAGCTTATCCAtccgtaaggctgggttcccattgcgttatgggaccgcgttaaacggacagcgttgcacggcgaaattaacgccgtgcaacgcggccgttaacgcacccattcacgctaatgggaacgcgcttcactagcgcgtgccatgttcggcacgcgctagtgacgcgccggtgattcctggcgcgccgcggacgctgcttgcagcgtccgaggcgcgcccgcggtccgtttcccgctctcgcagatcggggatctgcgagagcggggacgttaccgcgaccccgaccgcagccccatagaaaacattgcgttagtgcaatccgtttagcgctagcggattgcgctaacgcaatgtgatcctagcctaagagtttttgcagtgagCGCAGACTGAATGAATTGCCGCTATGGTGGACCTCCCTAAGGGAGATCATCAAGTTGAGTGCACTATGCCTTGAGCCTGAAGAAGCTTTAATGGATAGAAAAAAAAGCAGAGGGGGCTACCTAGGAGAGAGAAAAGGGCCTAACTCAAGGGGACACTTACCAGAAACCTGTCTTATCTGTCAAGGGAGGCAGAGTGTCAAATGGCCAGAACGCAGCAGGAGCTCTGGAGAAGATGGTGGAGGAGAGATCTGGCAGCACGAGAGGTCACTCAGCCAAAAGTTCCCGCAATTAGGAGGCACGCCACCTTCCAACTAATGGTGAGGGGAAGGAGTGGCCCTCGGCCCATATACTCAAGAGAATGTAGAAATGGAAGCCAGTAGGTTGCATAGATATTGGGTCACCTCAGGCACGGAGGTAGTCAGGAAGGTCCTCACTGGAGGAAAAACTGTTATGATGGCAAGAACATGCAAGGTGCGGACAATCCAGAGCAAAGGAGGTGAAGAAGATGCAGAAGTAATGGGGAAAAGGAGGTAGAGGAGATCACAGGAGAACTGTGGCCTTGCACTACCATGTGCACACCTGTCCCTCCCTACGGGAAAGACAGAACCGGCGGCACAGTGCGAGACCCACTAGTGCCGAATCCACGCTGTGCCCCCAATGTATTCAGTGAGAACCAGTATTTCTCCAGAATGGGCTGCCTCGTAGTCATGGACCCCCCTCCAGCATCCTCCAGATCTGGGACGACCCCCCCAGCATCCTCCAGATCAGGGACCCCCCAGTACAGGACTAGTCCGTCACACCTAACCACATACTGACACTTACAAGCAGGAGGCCGGGTCACAAGAATTCATCAGAGGGAACCAGCAATAGTCGTAAATGGTGTCCCCCTCCGACATGCGGAGGACCGGGCCCTGGAGAGGAGAGGAATGTAAGTGTACAGGGCCACATTGGCCGGTGACGGTGCGCTCCGCCCCGGACGTCGTACCATCTCCGGCAGCAGGTCCCATTCGGCAGAGTACAGCTCCGGAGGGAGGTTATAAATCCGCAGGATGTTGTCATCGCTGTTGGTTAATAGACAGGATCCGTCCGGAGCCCTGGGGGGAAGAACACAACAAACATCATGTAAAATCCAGAGTAAAAGTGTTCTCACAGCTCCGCCTACCAGACTCCTAAGTCCAGGGGGCGGAGACAAGGCGACCAAACAGGAGACTTTTTATGTGCTCCAGGCGCCATCATCAAGCCCCCAGCAGACAATGGCTTAAAAAGAACTCCAGCTCACCACCAGACATGACTAGTGAGGTCTGTGAGCCCTGTAATCTGCAGTGAGGTGACACACACCGACCGTACTGGAGTCCCCCGATACATCACATGTCCGGTATCACACCCCTCCCCCATGTGCCCTCCGATGAGCCCCCCCACCGTGTCCTTAGATGAGTCCCCGACCCTCGTGTCcctagatgagccccccacccccgTCTCCTCAGAtgagcccccctccccccccgtctCCTCAGATGAGCCCCCTCTCCCCGTCTCCTCAGATGAGCCCCCTCTCCTCAGATGAGCCCCCTCTCCTCAGATGAGCCCCCCTCTCCCCAGATGAGCCCCCCTCTCCCCGTCTCCTCAGATGAGCCCCCTCTCCTCAGATGAGCCCCCCTCTCCCCAGATGAGCCCCCCTCTCCCCGTCTCCTCAGATGAGCCCCCTCTCCTCAGATGAGCCCCCTTCTCCCCAGATGAGCCCCCCTCTCCCCTGTCTCCTCAGATGAGCCCCCTCCCCCCGTCTCCTCAGAtgagccccctctccccccccgtcTCTTCAGATAAGCCCCTTCATATCCTTAGATGAGCACTCACCACTTGCAGCCTTTCAGGAAGTTCTCGGGGACGGCGCtgtactctgcccacgctcctgtcAGTGCCCATGGCGGCTGGGAGAACTCGTACTGCACCGGCCTGTAAGAGACGACCACGGGTAAGCAGGGGAGGGGCTAGCGTGTGGGCAGAGGGCGGGGCCTAACAGCCTCTAAACTATTAGTCATTCTTTCTTAGAAACAGATGACGCCATCATGTGTCTAGGACAGCGGGGCGACGGCACTGGGTGGAGCCCCTCCATACCTGCCGATGTCCTCGGGGGTCTCAGGGGGGTGTGTGGCCCCATCTTCCTCCTCCCGGCACTCATCACACACCGGCTCTGTCTGCTCCAGGCAGGACTTCTTGGTTGGGGGCTCCTCGTCCTCCATATTTGCATCGGCCGGGTCACCGGAGCCATCCCCGCGCTCCTCTCCACCTCTGGTCTGACAGTCCGGACTCTCCTCTGCGCTCCCTGCTCGCCCCTCGGTCACTGCTGTCTCAGCCTCCTCTCCTGCCAGCCGAGCCTCCCCCATGATAAGCTCCGGATTATCCTCCGCACTCCCCGCTCGGTCTTCAGTCTTTGCCGTCTCAGCCACCTTTCCTGCCCGCCCGACCTCCTCTCCTGCCGGCCCAGCCTCCCCCATGATAAGCTCCGGATTATCCTCCGTGCTCGCCACTCGATCTTCAGTCTTTGCTGTCTCAGCCATCTTTCCTGCCCGCCCGACCTCCTCTCCTGCCGGCCCAGCCTCCCCCATGATAAGCTCCGGATTATCCTCCGTGCTCCCCACTCGATCTTCAGTCTTTGCCGTCTCAGCCACCTTTCCTGCCCGCCCGGCCTCCTCTCCTGCCGGCCCAGCCTCTCCCATAAGCTTCGCATTATCTTCCGTGCTCCCTGCACTGTGCTCAGTCGTTGCCATCTCGGCCTCCTCTCCTGCCCGCCCAGCCGCCTCTCCCATGATAAGCTCCGGATTATCTCCCGCGCTCCCCGCACCGTGCTCAGTCATTGCCGTCTCAGCCTCCTTTCCTGCCCACCCGGCCTCCTCTCCTGCCTGCCCGGCCTCCTCTCCTGCCCGCCCGGCCTCCTCTCCTGCCAGCCCAGCCTCCTCTCCTGCCAGCCCAGCCTCCTCTCCTGCCAGCCAGGCCTCTCCCATGATAAGCTCCGGATTATCTTCTGCGCTCCCCGCACCGTGCTCAGTCGTTGCCGTCTCAGCCTCCTCTCCTGCCCGCCCGGCCTCCTTTCCTGCCCGCCCAGCCTCTCCCATGATAAGCTCCGGATTATCTTCTGCGCTCCCCGCACCGTGCTCAGTCGTTGCCATCTCGGCCTCCTCTCCTGCCCGCCCAGCCTCCTCTTCCATGATAAGCTCCGGATTTTCCTCCATGCTCCCAGCTCGGTCTTCAGTCGTTGCCGTCTCGGCCTCCACCTCTGGGGCCTCCTCCACATTCACCTCAGCCTGTCCCTCCATACTGACGGCTACTCCCCCGTCCATGCTCACACGCCCTGTCAGGAGTCACAAAGTTAATAAGATACATAGAGACCCCGAAATGTAAGCCTTATTTGTGAACAGGGCCCTTGTCGCCTGCAGTAACCAATCAGAACACAGCTTTCATTTCCCACACAAATCCAGCACAATGAGAGCCGTATTGTGATTGGTCGCCATGGGTGACAGACAAGGTTTGTTGACCCCCGCCCCTTTAGAATTTCAATCACTGCTCTTTTCAggagctctgcttgctgtcagtgaacacATATTCCCAGAGGAGACTCCTCACACTGCGCAGCTATGCAATCACTTACCCGCACACGATCCATGTGCAGCGCGAGGCTAAACAACACACCGGAGACACTTCCGCCCACCACACTCACTGACCAATCAGCGCGCAGGAAACAGGAGGAGGCTAACAAGCGTCCAACAGCAACGAGCCATGCTCAAACAACAGCGAATAAGCACCAAGGGGCGGAGTCTGCTACAGAGAGGTGCGGGAAAAGAGTTAACCAATCAAAAGGCTCAATGGTTTACGTCTTCATTACACCGGATGTTATCAATGTTGGCCGGAAGTTGTTTAGCGGCCATGATTGTTTTGGGAAACATACAGCGTGAGAACTGAATATCTGCGATAAATCATATAGGAAAACATTCTAGGCACTCACAAGTAGGAAAGCAGATGCCATGGGTATCTAATCCtcgcctgtgtgatactgactgctgagccgtgtatctaatcctaacctgtgtgatactgactgctgagccgtatatctaatcctatcctgtgtgatactgactgctgagctgtgtatctaatcctctcctgtgtgatactgactgctgagccgtgtatctaatcctatcctgtgtgatactgactgctgagccgtatatctaatcctctcctgtgtgatactgactgctgagccgtgtatctaatcctatcctgtgtgatactgactgctgagccgtgtatctaatcccatcctgtgtgatactgattgctgagcagtgtatctaatcctctcctgtgtgatactgaatgctgagccgtgtatctaatcctatcctgtgtgatactgactgctgagccgtgtatctaatcctatcctgtgtgatactgtctgctgagccgtgtatctaatcctatcctgtgtgatactgtctgctgagccgtgtatctaatcctatcctgtgtgatactgtctgctgagccgtgtatctaatcctatcctgtgtgatactgtctgctgagccgtgtatctaatcctatcctgtgtgatactgactgctgagccgtgtatctaatcctatcctgtgtgatactgtctgctgagccgtgtatctaatcctatcctgtgtgatactgactgctgagccgtgtatctaatcctaacctgtgtgatactgactgctgagccgtgtatctaatcctctcctgtgtgatactgactgctgagccgtgtatctaatcctatcctgtgtgataccgactgctgagccgtgtatctaatcctatcctgtgtgatactgactgctgagccgtg contains:
- the WRAP53 gene encoding telomerase Cajal body protein 1 gives rise to the protein MDGGVAVSMEGQAEVNVEEAPEVEAETATTEDRAGSMEENPELIMEEEAGRAGEEAEMATTEHGAGSAEDNPELIMGEAGRAGKEAGRAGEEAETATTEHGAGSAEDNPELIMGEAWLAGEEAGLAGEEAGLAGEEAGRAGEEAGQAGEEAGWAGKEAETAMTEHGAGSAGDNPELIMGEAAGRAGEEAEMATTEHSAGSTEDNAKLMGEAGPAGEEAGRAGKVAETAKTEDRVGSTEDNPELIMGEAGPAGEEVGRAGKMAETAKTEDRVASTEDNPELIMGEAGPAGEEVGRAGKVAETAKTEDRAGSAEDNPELIMGEARLAGEEAETAVTEGRAGSAEESPDCQTRGGEERGDGSGDPADANMEDEEPPTKKSCLEQTEPVCDECREEEDGATHPPETPEDIGRPVQYEFSQPPWALTGAWAEYSAVPENFLKGCKWAPDGSCLLTNSDDNILRIYNLPPELYSAEWDLLPEMGPVLRMSEGDTIYDYCWFPLMNSCDPASCFVASSSRDNPIHVWDAFTGDLRASYRAYNHLDELSAAHSLCFSPDGSRLFCGFDKMVRVFDTSRPGRDCECRPTFQKKLGQPGIISCVAFSPAQDIYACGSYSRCVGLYSYQEGVTLAVLHGPAGGVTHLLFSADGRCVFSGGRKDPEILCWDVRHPGKVLTSLRRNVTTNQRMYFDVESSGRYLVSGDTQGVVSVWDMISPPEDGVLLPVLQFQAQKDCVNGISLHPSLPILATSSGQRRFPESEDSGDESPPEASAKSSSAGENALQLWWCGGGSSDAK